In Sebaldella termitidis ATCC 33386, one DNA window encodes the following:
- a CDS encoding retropepsin-like aspartic protease: MNKNIILKKYLFRLLCCSFIISTMVNCQSLKSDTSEGKTADTRFFESDMFSLSKHPKAESPEALTRQNILAQTDGLKNRLTKNPDDNETRLSYARKLFQLGDFSESKKIISPMLKGNEIIPEAVYLSGQIEYITGNYKGAEDLFNKLRMRNFKDYYLKAETGLLYTYYQTNQFNKAKNLTAALEEDGDKPLKEVMEAFKETKPYNINWNGKSEAVVPFIADEYLPAVSMEVNGRKINAIIDTGGDIFYLDETVASSLNIKTISTVKGTYAGGISVETGYGKLDSISLNGVTIKSVPVILAPIKQFSAIYNNEIEIDGIITTAVLKQFLATMDYPNSRLILRPRNQAGRTLLQQYTSKYKKTKDVPFTLATSHFMTAKGSINGKESLNFFMDSGLASEKTGLILLEQTMSFTGIPMLKAQKKPDDLDNVGGLGGSDFEVSEFRINQFRLGDLPAEKNIWAEHGALEAAFNFEESRGFIIDGLVSHNFLKKYSWTIDFDRMKMIFSQ; the protein is encoded by the coding sequence ATGAATAAAAATATTATATTAAAAAAATACCTGTTTCGGCTTTTATGCTGTTCTTTTATAATCAGTACAATGGTAAACTGTCAATCTTTAAAATCAGATACATCTGAAGGTAAGACAGCAGATACCCGTTTTTTTGAATCTGACATGTTCAGTCTGTCCAAACATCCAAAGGCTGAATCGCCGGAAGCACTTACCCGGCAAAATATTCTGGCTCAAACAGACGGACTGAAAAACAGACTCACTAAAAATCCTGATGACAATGAAACAAGGCTTTCATATGCCAGAAAACTTTTTCAGCTGGGAGATTTTTCCGAATCAAAGAAAATTATTTCTCCAATGCTCAAAGGAAATGAAATCATACCGGAGGCTGTTTATCTTTCAGGACAGATAGAATATATTACCGGCAATTATAAAGGGGCAGAAGATTTATTTAATAAATTAAGAATGAGAAACTTTAAGGATTATTATTTAAAAGCTGAAACAGGTTTATTATATACTTACTATCAGACAAACCAGTTTAATAAAGCCAAAAATCTCACCGCTGCTCTGGAAGAAGACGGTGACAAACCATTAAAAGAAGTCATGGAGGCTTTTAAGGAAACTAAGCCGTATAATATTAATTGGAACGGTAAATCAGAAGCAGTCGTCCCGTTTATTGCCGATGAATATCTTCCGGCTGTTTCGATGGAAGTGAACGGACGAAAAATCAATGCAATAATCGACACAGGAGGAGATATATTTTATCTTGATGAAACCGTTGCATCTTCCCTGAATATAAAAACTATTTCTACTGTCAAAGGAACATATGCAGGCGGAATATCTGTCGAAACCGGATATGGAAAGCTGGATTCCATATCACTGAACGGAGTTACAATAAAATCTGTTCCTGTTATATTAGCACCCATTAAACAATTTTCAGCCATTTATAATAATGAAATTGAAATTGACGGTATTATAACAACAGCTGTCCTGAAACAATTTTTAGCAACAATGGATTATCCAAACAGCAGACTTATTTTAAGACCGAGAAATCAAGCCGGACGTACTCTTTTACAGCAATATACATCTAAGTATAAAAAAACGAAAGACGTTCCGTTTACTCTTGCAACATCTCATTTTATGACTGCCAAGGGGTCTATTAACGGAAAGGAATCGTTAAACTTCTTTATGGATTCCGGGCTGGCAAGTGAAAAAACAGGACTTATCCTATTGGAACAAACAATGTCATTTACCGGAATTCCTATGCTGAAAGCTCAAAAAAAGCCGGATGATTTAGATAATGTCGGCGGATTGGGCGGCAGTGATTTTGAAGTAAGCGAATTCAGGATTAATCAGTTCAGACTAGGCGACCTTCCGGCTGAAAAAAATATTTGGGCTGAACACGGTGCTTTAGAAGCTGCCTTTAATTTTGAGGAATC
- a CDS encoding sensor histidine kinase has product MLIKLRNKFLFLMFGLTSTALITAFLAVYAISYFKTASEINDKLNFHEELEVMAAGSVALGSEKTDAVIINRIFPDRGIYFNLLTNEEGKVLVIDSALKLPLEDYELAARRAWKEHKNKTVKISGRLWQYKITPASALLILDNESVSNGETYQIRFVDVTEAKKSLIILRNTLLLMGSVLLAAFYIMSVYFSNRAIKPMKETWENQQRFIADASHELKTPLSIISANLDVLYANKDETIASQLKWIDYASKGVKRMSGLVQSMLALSKAETENTLLNKSAVNIGNILNNTVSLFQITADDKNITIERHIPAEVTAFTYPALIEQCIHILIDNAVRYTPRNGTINILLDKTKSIVLLKIENSGRGISEYDLPKIFDRFFRSDTSRTDGGHGLGLSIAKTGIEKLGGSIEVISIENKKTIFTVKIPV; this is encoded by the coding sequence TTGCTGATAAAGCTTAGAAATAAATTTTTGTTCCTGATGTTCGGACTTACCAGTACTGCCCTCATCACTGCGTTTCTTGCTGTTTACGCTATTTCATATTTCAAAACTGCTTCTGAGATAAATGACAAACTAAACTTTCATGAAGAGCTGGAGGTTATGGCTGCAGGCAGTGTCGCATTAGGCAGTGAAAAAACAGATGCTGTTATTATCAACAGAATATTTCCGGACAGAGGAATCTACTTTAACCTGCTTACAAATGAAGAAGGAAAAGTACTGGTAATAGATTCCGCATTAAAATTGCCCCTTGAAGATTACGAACTGGCTGCCCGCAGAGCATGGAAAGAGCATAAAAATAAAACTGTAAAAATCAGCGGAAGATTGTGGCAGTATAAAATAACTCCTGCTTCAGCTCTGCTTATTTTGGATAATGAATCTGTGTCAAACGGTGAAACTTATCAAATCCGCTTTGTTGATGTGACCGAAGCAAAAAAAAGCTTAATAATTCTGAGAAATACTTTGTTATTAATGGGAAGTGTCTTACTTGCCGCATTTTATATTATGAGTGTCTATTTTTCCAACCGTGCCATAAAGCCTATGAAAGAAACATGGGAAAACCAACAGCGTTTTATAGCGGATGCTTCACATGAGCTAAAAACTCCTCTGAGTATTATCAGTGCAAATCTTGATGTCTTATATGCAAATAAAGATGAAACAATTGCCAGTCAGTTGAAATGGATTGATTATGCCTCTAAAGGAGTGAAGAGAATGTCCGGTCTGGTGCAAAGCATGCTCGCACTTTCCAAAGCAGAAACAGAAAATACACTGCTAAATAAATCCGCTGTTAATATAGGCAATATTTTGAATAATACAGTCAGTTTATTCCAAATCACTGCTGATGATAAAAATATTACTATTGAACGACATATTCCTGCGGAAGTAACTGCCTTTACCTATCCTGCCTTGATAGAACAATGCATTCATATTCTTATTGACAATGCTGTCCGGTATACACCCCGAAACGGAACAATTAATATTTTACTGGATAAAACAAAATCCATTGTTTTGCTAAAAATAGAAAACAGCGGACGCGGCATATCAGAATATGATCTGCCAAAAATTTTCGATCGTTTTTTCCGTTCTGATACATCCAGAACAGACGGCGGACATGGTCTGGGGCTGTCCATAGCAAAAACCGGCATAGAAAAACTTGGCGGCAGTATAGAAGTTATCAGCATAGAAAATAAAAAAACAATATTCACAGTCAAAATACCTGTTTGA
- a CDS encoding response regulator transcription factor has product MKILIVEDEIMIAEAVAQVLRKNNYSVDIAADGEDGLDCALSGIYDAVILDIMLPKRDGLSVLKLLRESKIPVPVILLTAKSQTEDKVQGLDFGADDYLEKPFQMEELLARLRALTRRKGELIFDGIMKFGDISLNPHLLLLSCRDNKINLTLKESQALELLITNKNTAVSKETIIEKLWGYDSEAEDNHAEIHISLLRKKLKQAGSVLLIKAIRGIGYIIKYPEEESAC; this is encoded by the coding sequence ATGAAAATACTTATAGTAGAAGACGAGATTATGATTGCAGAGGCTGTTGCACAGGTTCTCAGAAAAAATAATTACAGTGTTGACATAGCAGCTGACGGGGAAGATGGTCTGGATTGTGCTTTATCAGGAATATATGATGCAGTGATTCTTGATATAATGCTTCCCAAAAGAGACGGTCTTAGTGTACTGAAATTATTAAGAGAGTCTAAGATACCTGTTCCTGTCATTTTACTGACTGCCAAAAGCCAGACAGAAGACAAGGTACAGGGTCTGGATTTCGGAGCAGATGATTATCTGGAAAAGCCTTTTCAAATGGAGGAGCTTTTAGCAAGACTAAGAGCATTAACGAGAAGAAAAGGAGAACTGATTTTTGACGGAATCATGAAATTCGGGGATATAAGTCTGAATCCTCATCTGCTGCTGCTTTCCTGCCGGGATAATAAAATAAACCTTACATTAAAGGAATCACAGGCTTTGGAATTACTTATTACAAATAAAAATACTGCTGTTTCTAAAGAAACTATCATAGAAAAATTATGGGGCTATGACTCTGAAGCAGAAGATAATCATGCAGAAATTCATATATCCTTATTACGCAAAAAACTGAAGCAGGCAGGCAGCGTGCTTTTAATAAAGGCAATCAGAGGAATAGGATATATTATAAAATACCCGGAGGAGGAATCAGCTTGCTGA
- a CDS encoding DUF3829 domain-containing protein, with amino-acid sequence MGIFDFFKRKTDIEEYYEKREKEKRRERYRNFNNYTEIPRKNTKLYERNETDKISRSFKKKRLIAFLIITGIALFLLNTFRYESYYAEDYDFVLMEQGKTCKLNDNIYMGKDRLTGRVYINADELWKIFKIEEFEYEAVRDKDFKWEYFDEEPVRITVSSNKKKATLNYISKRKILYADQKIFSVWSCPDITDINNCRIQKRYGVSYNELKKEFYMTLDIKADKKKKIIYFIKNDNGSWKKANKEMEKMRKKKAAEEKKYNNYIRLYDRLEFYSEDFDYYFSGAGREEKFTDKYKRIRFRLDQNYINKLENTVKEEPEIPEADIAAKNLVLVLNELLILFDKTKSYYKNAEYLNDGYEGAQKLHTEILEGSERYKASVCDFRRILEKNGMQEVTESWYNNVEEYKIDCY; translated from the coding sequence ATGGGGATATTCGATTTTTTTAAGAGAAAAACAGATATAGAAGAATATTATGAAAAAAGGGAAAAAGAAAAGAGAAGGGAAAGATACAGAAATTTTAATAATTATACAGAAATACCAAGAAAAAATACAAAGCTTTACGAAAGAAACGAGACTGATAAAATCAGCAGGAGCTTTAAGAAGAAAAGGCTAATAGCATTTTTAATAATTACAGGTATAGCCTTATTTCTTTTAAATACTTTCAGGTATGAAAGTTATTACGCTGAAGATTATGATTTTGTGTTAATGGAGCAAGGGAAAACCTGTAAGCTGAATGATAATATTTATATGGGGAAGGACAGGCTGACCGGCAGAGTGTACATAAATGCAGATGAACTCTGGAAAATTTTTAAAATAGAAGAATTTGAATATGAAGCTGTCAGAGACAAAGATTTTAAATGGGAGTATTTTGATGAAGAACCTGTGAGGATAACAGTAAGCAGTAATAAAAAGAAAGCAACACTAAACTATATCAGCAAGAGAAAAATTCTTTATGCAGATCAAAAAATATTTTCTGTCTGGAGCTGTCCGGATATAACTGATATTAATAATTGTAGAATACAGAAAAGATACGGCGTATCTTATAATGAACTGAAAAAAGAATTTTATATGACTTTGGATATAAAAGCGGATAAAAAGAAAAAAATAATTTATTTTATAAAAAATGATAATGGTTCTTGGAAAAAAGCAAATAAAGAGATGGAAAAAATGAGAAAGAAAAAGGCAGCTGAGGAGAAAAAATATAATAATTATATTCGTTTATATGACCGGCTGGAGTTTTATTCCGAGGATTTTGATTACTATTTTTCTGGTGCCGGCAGAGAAGAAAAGTTTACAGATAAATATAAAAGAATCAGGTTCAGATTAGATCAAAACTATATAAATAAACTGGAGAATACAGTAAAAGAAGAACCTGAAATACCGGAGGCAGATATTGCAGCCAAAAATCTGGTCTTAGTTTTGAATGAATTATTAATTCTTTTTGATAAAACAAAAAGTTATTATAAAAATGCGGAATATTTGAATGACGGGTATGAGGGGGCACAGAAACTGCATACGGAAATTTTAGAAGGATCAGAAAGGTATAAAGCATCTGTCTGCGATTTTCGAAGAATTTTAGAAAAAAATGGAATGCAGGAGGTAACAGAGAGCTGGTATAATAATGTGGAGGAGTATAAAATAGACTGTTATTGA
- a CDS encoding winged helix-turn-helix domain-containing protein: MNNNDYYDIDIRIRIKIDNIVTYGSGISELLQKIDQLGSINKAAQNIGMNYKKALNIIKRAEAKLGKKLIEKSIGGTKGGGSELTQFGKFFVYQFNAVEEDVKKYALELIKKSFKEFE; encoded by the coding sequence ATGAATAATAATGATTATTATGATATTGATATAAGGATAAGAATCAAAATAGACAATATTGTTACTTATGGAAGCGGTATCTCCGAACTGCTTCAAAAAATTGACCAGCTTGGTTCCATTAATAAGGCTGCCCAAAATATCGGAATGAATTATAAAAAAGCTCTCAATATTATTAAAAGAGCGGAGGCTAAGCTGGGGAAAAAATTAATTGAAAAGTCTATCGGCGGAACTAAGGGCGGAGGCTCTGAACTGACCCAGTTTGGCAAATTTTTTGTTTACCAGTTTAATGCGGTAGAGGAAGATGTAAAAAAGTATGCTTTAGAGCTCATAAAAAAATCTTTCAAAGAATTTGAATAA
- a CDS encoding methionine ABC transporter ATP-binding protein, with product MTKIINVQNVTKSYNKQIILKQINMTVKPGEIYGLIGLSGSGKSTLLRCINGIEKFDSGEIHIENELISYDDSIKSRRIKKRIGMIFQNFALLERKTVFENIALPLKCWKEEKNKTENRVKELMEFVGISHIAGKRPSQISGGQKQRVAIARALSLSPKILLCDEATSALDPNTTKSILELLKEINRKLNITVIIVTHEMEVIRSVCDKMSIIENGEIKISGDTQEIFLMNPEPLQNVTGKKRIQLSEDKTVLKISFTSQEDTAVLSYMPQDLKTGFSILSADIDNYNEKTTGNVFISFKAENKALIMNYLLEKKIMFSEIFDKEGDE from the coding sequence ATGACTAAAATAATTAATGTACAAAATGTAACAAAATCTTATAACAAACAGATAATTTTAAAGCAGATAAATATGACCGTAAAACCGGGAGAAATATACGGACTCATAGGACTTAGCGGTTCCGGAAAGTCAACATTGCTGAGATGTATAAACGGAATAGAAAAGTTTGACAGCGGGGAAATACATATTGAGAATGAGTTAATCTCTTATGATGACAGTATAAAAAGCAGAAGGATCAAAAAGAGAATCGGAATGATCTTTCAGAATTTTGCATTGCTGGAACGTAAAACAGTTTTTGAAAATATAGCTCTGCCGTTGAAGTGCTGGAAGGAAGAGAAGAATAAAACAGAGAACAGAGTAAAAGAGCTTATGGAATTTGTAGGGATAAGTCATATAGCCGGGAAAAGACCCTCACAGATCAGCGGCGGACAGAAACAGAGAGTGGCAATAGCACGTGCTCTTTCATTATCTCCCAAAATTTTATTATGCGATGAGGCAACCTCAGCTTTGGATCCTAATACTACGAAGTCTATTTTGGAGCTTTTGAAAGAAATAAACAGGAAACTAAATATTACTGTTATTATTGTTACTCATGAAATGGAAGTAATAAGATCTGTCTGTGATAAAATGTCAATAATAGAAAATGGTGAAATTAAGATATCCGGTGATACACAGGAAATATTCCTTATGAATCCGGAACCTCTTCAGAATGTCACAGGTAAAAAAAGAATACAGCTTTCAGAGGATAAAACAGTTTTGAAAATAAGCTTTACTTCTCAGGAAGATACTGCTGTCCTGTCATATATGCCACAGGATCTGAAAACAGGATTTTCTATTTTATCAGCAGATATTGATAATTATAATGAAAAAACAACAGGTAATGTTTTTATCTCTTTCAAAGCAGAAAATAAAGCGCTGATAATGAATTATCTGCTGGAAAAGAAAATCATGTTTAGTGAAATATTTGACAAAGAAGGTGATGAATAA
- a CDS encoding methionine ABC transporter permease, with translation MNFSSTRLFEYIPKIIVPALFATLRMLLFSMLISVIFGTIIGIILTVTGSGDLKENKKIYNTVGFFVNTIRAFPVIILIVAITPLTKFIVGTSIGEQAAIVPLSIAATPVIARLIQNSFDEVDRDLIIAAKSFGASTIQIIFKVLFVEALPSIISGLTTTTILFLGSITLAGAVGAGGLGAVALTYGYQRFDDAVMYTIVFILCILVFLIQGTGSLLYKKLK, from the coding sequence ATGAATTTTTCATCAACAAGATTATTTGAATATATTCCTAAAATTATTGTTCCGGCTTTATTTGCCACATTAAGAATGCTGCTGTTTTCCATGCTTATTTCAGTTATATTTGGAACAATAATCGGAATTATATTGACAGTAACAGGGTCGGGTGATTTGAAGGAGAATAAAAAAATATATAATACTGTTGGTTTTTTCGTAAATACAATAAGAGCTTTTCCGGTTATTATCCTAATAGTGGCAATTACTCCGCTGACTAAATTTATAGTCGGAACATCAATAGGAGAACAGGCGGCCATTGTTCCGCTGAGTATAGCAGCTACACCTGTTATAGCAAGACTTATACAGAATAGCTTTGACGAAGTAGACAGGGATCTCATAATAGCGGCTAAATCCTTCGGAGCGAGTACAATACAGATTATATTTAAGGTTTTATTTGTTGAGGCTCTTCCGTCTATTATTTCCGGACTTACAACAACAACGATTTTATTTCTGGGGTCGATTACTCTGGCAGGAGCCGTGGGTGCCGGAGGACTTGGAGCCGTGGCTTTGACATATGGTTATCAGCGTTTTGATGATGCTGTAATGTACACAATAGTATTTATATTATGTATTCTGGTTTTTTTAATTCAGGGTACCGGAAGTTTATTATATAAAAAATTAAAATAG